In Flavobacterium sp. N3904, one DNA window encodes the following:
- a CDS encoding VOC family protein yields the protein METKTIWANLASSDLDRTTRFYTELGFKTNGNRTEELTSFLFGKGNFVIHFFAKARFESSIKSEMANLEKQNEIIFSISAASPEEVDQWYLKVKEAGGKIYSEPEKFEKGYTFGFADPDGHKFNFLYWPGM from the coding sequence ATGGAAACTAAAACAATATGGGCAAATCTGGCCTCAAGCGACTTAGACCGAACTACCCGGTTCTACACCGAATTGGGTTTTAAAACAAATGGAAATCGCACCGAAGAATTAACGAGTTTCCTTTTTGGAAAAGGCAATTTTGTTATTCACTTCTTTGCAAAAGCAAGATTTGAAAGCAGCATAAAAAGTGAAATGGCAAATCTGGAAAAGCAAAACGAAATAATTTTTTCTATTTCGGCAGCAAGTCCGGAAGAAGTAGATCAATGGTACCTTAAAGTGAAGGAAGCAGGCGGAAAAATTTATTCGGAACCCGAGAAATTCGAAAAAGGATACACTTTTGGGTTTGCAGATCCCGATGGCCACAAATTC
- a CDS encoding carboxypeptidase-like regulatory domain-containing protein: MKPHHLFLSIALLASACIFGQATNIRGQVINQQKVPLVSANVDLYVYDGAKPVGNQWVLRNSTITDSYGFYFFNAVPVGSYTVWVNKSRSYNITVTVIAKNLSYQDVPQFIF; the protein is encoded by the coding sequence ATGAAGCCACATCATTTATTTCTTAGTATCGCTTTACTGGCAAGTGCCTGTATATTTGGGCAGGCAACCAATATCAGGGGGCAGGTTATAAATCAGCAGAAAGTGCCATTGGTTTCGGCCAATGTCGATCTGTATGTTTATGACGGCGCCAAACCGGTGGGCAATCAATGGGTCTTACGAAACAGTACAATTACCGATTCGTATGGTTTTTATTTTTTCAATGCCGTACCTGTAGGTTCCTACACCGTCTGGGTCAACAAAAGTAGAAGTTATAATATCACGGTAACTGTGATTGCTAAAAATTTATCGTATCAGGATGTACCCCAATTCATATTCTAA
- a CDS encoding YifB family Mg chelatase-like AAA ATPase, with protein MLIKVYGSAVFGVEATTITVEVNMDKGIGYHLVGLPDNAIKESSYRIAAALKNNGYAMPGKKITINMAPADLRKEGSAYDLTLAIGILVASAQIQADEIDKYIIMGELSLDGSLQPIRGALPIAIKVKEEGFKGFFLPIQNVKEAAIVVGLDVYGVSNVQEVIDFFEGKGILEPTTIDTRAEFYKTLDFPEFDFSDVKGQESIKRCMEIAAAGGHNIILIGPPGAGKTMLAKRLPSILPPMTLREALETTKIHSVAGKLKEVGLMNQRPFRSPHHTISNVALVGGGSYPQPGEISMAHNGVLFLDELPEFKRDVLEVMRQPLEDREVTISRAKFTVTYPSSFMLVASMNPSPSGFFNDPDSPQTSSPHEMQRYLSKISGPLLDRIDIHIEVTPVPFEKLSDDRKAESSVDIRKRVTSAREIQSKRFEEMDHIHYNAQMNTKHIREYCALDDASKELLKTAMERLNLSARAYDRILKVARTIADLDAAPDVVSGHIAEAIQYRSLDRDGWLG; from the coding sequence ATGCTAATTAAAGTTTACGGAAGTGCCGTTTTTGGAGTTGAAGCTACCACTATCACTGTAGAAGTGAATATGGACAAAGGAATCGGCTATCATTTGGTAGGATTACCAGACAATGCTATCAAAGAAAGTAGTTATCGTATTGCTGCGGCTCTCAAGAATAACGGTTATGCCATGCCGGGCAAGAAAATCACCATCAACATGGCGCCTGCCGATTTACGAAAAGAAGGATCAGCCTATGATTTGACTTTGGCCATTGGAATTCTTGTCGCTTCTGCCCAAATTCAAGCCGATGAAATTGATAAATACATCATCATGGGAGAATTGTCCCTTGATGGCAGTTTGCAACCCATTCGTGGTGCTTTGCCAATCGCCATAAAAGTCAAAGAAGAAGGTTTTAAAGGTTTTTTTCTTCCCATTCAAAATGTAAAGGAAGCGGCTATTGTTGTTGGACTTGATGTATATGGGGTTTCGAATGTACAGGAAGTGATCGATTTCTTTGAAGGAAAAGGAATACTTGAGCCTACAACGATAGACACCAGAGCAGAGTTTTATAAAACATTGGACTTTCCAGAATTTGACTTTTCAGATGTGAAAGGGCAGGAGAGCATCAAGCGTTGCATGGAAATTGCTGCCGCTGGCGGTCACAACATTATTTTGATTGGTCCTCCTGGAGCCGGAAAAACAATGCTGGCCAAAAGACTGCCGAGTATTTTGCCACCCATGACTTTGCGGGAAGCGCTGGAAACTACCAAAATCCATAGTGTAGCGGGTAAGTTGAAGGAAGTGGGGCTGATGAATCAGCGGCCTTTTAGAAGTCCACACCATACTATTTCGAATGTGGCTTTGGTCGGTGGTGGGAGCTATCCCCAACCGGGCGAAATATCAATGGCACACAATGGCGTTTTGTTTCTAGACGAATTACCCGAATTCAAACGGGATGTTTTGGAAGTCATGCGCCAGCCACTTGAGGATCGCGAAGTAACGATTTCCAGAGCCAAGTTTACGGTGACCTATCCTTCGTCGTTTATGTTGGTGGCGAGTATGAATCCGAGTCCGTCAGGTTTTTTCAATGATCCCGATTCGCCACAAACGTCTTCACCCCATGAAATGCAACGGTATTTGAGTAAGATTTCGGGTCCTTTATTGGACAGAATTGACATTCACATTGAAGTGACACCCGTTCCTTTCGAAAAATTATCCGATGACCGAAAAGCAGAAAGTAGTGTAGATATTCGAAAAAGAGTTACATCAGCCCGTGAAATCCAGTCCAAAAGATTTGAAGAAATGGATCACATTCATTACAATGCCCAAATGAACACCAAACACATTCGGGAATATTGCGCGTTGGATGATGCTTCCAAAGAATTATTAAAAACGGCTATGGAACGACTGAATCTTTCGGCTCGCGCATATGACAGAATTCTGAAAGTTGCCAGAACTATCGCTGATTTGGATGCAGCACCTGATGTAGTTTCGGGACATATTGCCGAAGCGATTCAATATCGTAGTTTGGATCGTGATGGGTGGTTGGGGTGA
- a CDS encoding GNAT family N-acetyltransferase gives MKYTLQGQETERLQFRFLQIEDFDVWIKLFEDTEVCRFLGVDKIETPNERCRLWFEMTLERYKKDLGGANVLLDKATNKIIGQSGLIVREIEGKQEIEIAYSILPEYRNKGFASESTKKCKDFAFENNFSQSLISIINTENCNSEKVAQKNGMKNDKTIEYNGMLVNIYRIDIAEWENK, from the coding sequence ATGAAATATACACTACAAGGACAAGAAACAGAAAGATTACAATTTAGGTTTCTACAAATTGAGGATTTTGATGTATGGATTAAATTATTTGAAGATACTGAAGTTTGTCGGTTTTTGGGCGTTGACAAAATCGAAACTCCCAACGAAAGATGTAGGCTTTGGTTTGAAATGACACTCGAGAGATATAAAAAAGATTTAGGAGGAGCAAACGTATTATTGGATAAGGCAACAAACAAAATTATTGGTCAAAGCGGACTTATAGTGCGAGAAATTGAGGGAAAACAAGAAATTGAAATAGCCTATTCTATTTTGCCGGAATATAGAAATAAAGGATTTGCATCAGAATCAACCAAAAAATGCAAAGATTTTGCATTTGAGAATAATTTTTCGCAAAGCTTAATTTCAATAATTAATACTGAAAATTGTAATTCTGAAAAAGTAGCCCAAAAAAACGGAATGAAAAATGATAAAACCATCGAGTATAATGGCATGTTGGTTAATATTTACAGAATTGATATTGCTGAATGGGAAAATAAATAA
- a CDS encoding Gfo/Idh/MocA family protein has product MGNGSNIKWGIVGLGHIAEQFAAELQLVESAELCAVASRNLDKALGFANRFECQKAYGSYDELFQDASIDILYIATPHDSHAALTIKALQNNKHVLCEKPIALHYQDAFQMIDTAKQYNKFFMEAFWTRFNPSVREALLHVQNGLIGEVKYVNADFAFAVKNLEGNRMTDIKLGGGSLMDVGVYPLFLAYLILGIPKEIVAKSNFHSSGADLQTSIILQYESAQAILHSSFLSSSNLKASISGTEGRINLNSPWFMTESYTLIQDDHKEKFKRPTLGKGYTYEIEECHACIRAGRIESDLWSHQNSLDLIAIVDEVRKQIGLVYS; this is encoded by the coding sequence ATGGGTAATGGTAGTAATATAAAATGGGGAATTGTAGGTTTGGGACATATCGCCGAACAATTTGCCGCTGAATTGCAATTGGTCGAATCGGCTGAACTTTGTGCTGTTGCTTCCAGAAATTTGGACAAAGCCTTGGGTTTTGCGAACCGTTTTGAATGTCAAAAAGCATATGGTTCCTATGACGAACTCTTTCAGGATGCAAGTATCGATATTCTTTATATAGCAACTCCACACGATTCCCATGCAGCACTTACTATCAAAGCTTTGCAAAACAACAAACATGTGTTGTGCGAAAAACCGATAGCGTTGCACTATCAGGATGCTTTTCAAATGATTGACACCGCCAAGCAATACAACAAATTTTTCATGGAAGCATTCTGGACCCGATTTAATCCTTCGGTGCGCGAAGCATTATTACATGTTCAAAACGGACTTATAGGTGAAGTAAAATATGTCAATGCCGATTTTGCTTTTGCTGTAAAAAACCTCGAAGGAAACAGAATGACAGACATAAAATTGGGTGGTGGTTCCTTGATGGATGTAGGTGTGTATCCGTTGTTTTTGGCCTATTTGATTTTGGGAATACCTAAAGAAATTGTAGCCAAATCCAACTTTCATTCCTCTGGTGCCGATTTGCAAACATCCATTATTTTGCAGTACGAATCGGCACAGGCAATATTGCATTCCAGTTTTTTGTCATCGTCCAATCTAAAAGCTTCAATAAGTGGCACAGAAGGCCGAATTAATCTCAACTCTCCTTGGTTTATGACCGAATCATATACTTTAATTCAGGACGATCATAAAGAAAAATTCAAAAGGCCAACTCTTGGAAAAGGCTATACTTACGAAATTGAGGAATGCCATGCTTGTATTCGAGCAGGAAGAATTGAAAGTGATCTCTGGTCACATCAAAATAGTTTGGATCTTATTGCAATTGTGGATGAAGTTCGAAAACAAATTGGGTTGGTTTATTCCTAA
- a CDS encoding DEAD/DEAH box helicase — MSFNSLGLSDALLKAISKKGYTTPSPIQQKAIPPVLEGKDVLASAQTGTGKTAGFTLPILQLLSQGKHLSHRPIRALILTPTRELAAQILANIKEYSEFLDIRSAVIFGGVNQNPQVAQLRQGVDILVATPGRLIDLQNQGLISLSKVEILVLDEADRMLDMGFLRDIERVMKVLPPKRQNLMFSATFSKDIKKLAMGILHHPVQVEATPENTTVDAIIQKVYPVAKEKKTELIIKLITDGNWKQILVFTRTKQGANKLTESMISAGIKAAAIHGNKGQGARTKALAGFKNGSLTALVATDIAARGLDIPLLPHVINFELPNIPEDYVHRIGRTGRAGASGEAISLFSPDETVFLRDIEKLVGLKLPKENIKGFEPDPNASTEPIKQGQGRQQRNSTPKKTTTTNSSRSGNNSFGPRRPSQNNDRRSNR; from the coding sequence ATGTCATTCAACTCATTAGGCTTATCTGATGCTTTACTAAAAGCCATCAGCAAAAAAGGATATACAACTCCTTCTCCAATACAACAAAAAGCAATTCCGCCGGTCTTAGAAGGCAAAGATGTATTGGCATCTGCGCAAACAGGAACAGGAAAAACAGCAGGCTTTACATTACCTATTTTACAACTATTATCGCAAGGAAAACACCTAAGTCATAGACCAATTCGTGCCTTAATTTTGACGCCGACAAGAGAACTAGCGGCACAAATATTAGCCAATATAAAGGAATACAGTGAATTTTTAGATATACGCAGCGCAGTCATTTTTGGTGGCGTAAACCAAAACCCACAAGTGGCTCAATTACGTCAAGGTGTTGATATTCTTGTCGCCACTCCAGGCCGATTAATCGATTTGCAAAATCAAGGTTTAATATCACTTTCAAAAGTAGAAATATTAGTTTTGGACGAAGCCGACCGCATGTTGGACATGGGTTTCTTGCGAGATATTGAACGCGTCATGAAAGTATTGCCTCCAAAAAGACAAAACTTGATGTTCTCGGCAACCTTCTCCAAAGACATTAAGAAATTGGCAATGGGCATCTTGCACCATCCAGTTCAGGTTGAAGCCACGCCCGAAAACACAACAGTTGACGCTATTATTCAAAAAGTATACCCTGTTGCCAAAGAGAAAAAAACAGAATTGATCATTAAATTGATAACAGATGGCAATTGGAAACAGATTTTGGTGTTTACCCGTACCAAGCAGGGCGCCAACAAACTGACCGAAAGCATGATTAGCGCTGGTATTAAAGCAGCAGCGATTCATGGTAATAAAGGTCAAGGTGCAAGAACTAAAGCCTTAGCCGGTTTCAAAAACGGAAGCCTAACCGCTTTGGTCGCTACCGATATTGCCGCTCGAGGTTTGGATATTCCGCTATTGCCACACGTTATTAATTTTGAATTGCCCAATATTCCCGAAGATTACGTTCACCGAATCGGCAGAACAGGAAGAGCGGGTGCAAGTGGAGAAGCTATTTCTTTATTTAGCCCAGACGAAACTGTTTTTTTACGCGATATAGAAAAATTGGTAGGTCTCAAATTGCCCAAAGAAAACATCAAAGGTTTTGAGCCAGACCCGAACGCATCAACCGAACCCATTAAACAAGGCCAAGGAAGACAACAACGCAATTCAACTCCCAAAAAAACAACTACTACAAATTCTAGCAGAAGTGGTAACAATAGCTTTGGTCCGAGACGTCCAAGTCAAAATAATGACAGACGTTCTAATAGATAA
- a CDS encoding outer membrane beta-barrel protein, which yields MKVKLIIICLIITQAGFSQQIEFGANVGYGFTNIANSRITEGRAVIGNALWNINEGISIVYYFNNPHKSPTNGIHFEFLNSQRGSKSDKFSDAEYNFNSKSFNLNYRRAGSLGNNFGIYADLGFGYNKLDNENIYKGSENELIAFEKINEPLVIKNNEVTFLYAIGIDKLILKDNFVIFLEFNGDAGISKINLNSGSYRTQSMGFSTGFRYLIKLKKVK from the coding sequence ATGAAAGTAAAATTAATTATAATTTGTTTAATAATTACTCAAGCTGGATTTTCTCAACAAATCGAATTTGGTGCAAATGTTGGTTATGGATTTACTAACATCGCAAATTCTAGAATTACCGAAGGAAGAGCTGTCATTGGAAATGCATTATGGAATATTAATGAGGGCATTTCAATTGTTTATTATTTTAATAACCCACATAAAAGCCCAACAAATGGTATTCATTTTGAATTTTTAAATAGTCAAAGAGGTTCGAAAAGTGATAAGTTTTCTGATGCTGAATATAATTTCAATTCAAAATCATTCAATTTGAATTACAGAAGAGCTGGAAGTCTTGGTAATAATTTTGGAATTTATGCAGATTTAGGATTTGGTTACAACAAACTAGATAATGAGAATATTTATAAGGGAAGCGAAAATGAATTAATTGCATTTGAAAAAATAAATGAACCTCTTGTAATAAAAAATAATGAAGTAACATTTTTATATGCAATTGGAATCGACAAACTTATTCTAAAAGATAATTTTGTAATTTTTTTAGAATTTAATGGAGATGCTGGAATTTCAAAAATCAATCTAAATTCTGGGTCGTATAGGACTCAATCTATGGGGTTTTCAACTGGATTTAGATATTTAATAAAATTAAAAAAAGTAAAGTAA
- a CDS encoding putative quinol monooxygenase has translation MKIFKSINKAEARQTKLLTTVIIILTLSFSNNTMAQEKNQMVRLAKINVDPLQLDKYNSALKEQMITAVRLEPGVLTYYAVADKDDPSHITILEIYADTAAYQAHITTSHFKKYKETVKNMVKSLELVDVNLIASAKKSGS, from the coding sequence ATGAAAATATTTAAATCAATTAACAAAGCGGAAGCGAGACAAACTAAATTACTGACAACAGTAATTATTATACTGACACTTTCATTTAGCAATAACACCATGGCTCAGGAAAAAAATCAAATGGTAAGATTGGCAAAAATTAATGTTGACCCATTGCAATTGGACAAGTACAATAGTGCGCTAAAAGAGCAAATGATTACAGCTGTTCGTCTTGAGCCAGGAGTATTAACATATTATGCAGTAGCTGATAAAGACGACCCTTCACACATCACAATACTTGAAATCTATGCTGATACTGCCGCATATCAAGCACATATCACAACAAGTCATTTTAAGAAGTATAAAGAAACCGTTAAGAATATGGTTAAATCTTTAGAGCTTGTTGATGTCAATCTAATCGCTTCTGCTAAAAAATCTGGCTCATAA
- a CDS encoding neutral zinc metallopeptidase yields MKWIGRRQSENVEDRRGMSSGGKTIVGGGIIGIIILLVNAFGGENAQMITPILEQFNQQQTTQTETRPLTEAEKVEGEFVKTLMADNEDVWKKIFEENNLTFEAPKLILFSGQVQTACGGASSASGPFYCPGDRTIYMDMTFFDELRTKFGAEGGDFAVAYVMAHEFGHHIQTLLGTSGKVRQLQENKSETEGNKLSVALELQADFYAGLWTHYNENQNAMLEEGDIEEALSAANAVGDDAIQKKMQGQVVPDSFTHGTSQQRMDWFNRGFETGDIKQGDTFSELN; encoded by the coding sequence ATGAAATGGATTGGCAGAAGACAAAGCGAAAATGTAGAAGACCGTAGAGGTATGTCCTCAGGCGGAAAAACAATTGTAGGTGGCGGAATAATTGGCATTATTATTTTACTTGTAAATGCGTTTGGAGGCGAAAATGCTCAAATGATTACACCGATATTAGAACAATTCAACCAGCAGCAAACTACACAGACCGAAACTAGGCCTTTGACCGAAGCAGAAAAGGTCGAAGGAGAATTTGTCAAAACACTAATGGCAGATAATGAAGATGTTTGGAAAAAAATATTTGAAGAGAATAATTTGACTTTTGAAGCTCCCAAACTGATACTTTTTAGTGGTCAAGTTCAAACGGCTTGTGGTGGAGCCAGCTCAGCTTCAGGACCTTTTTACTGTCCTGGAGATCGAACCATTTATATGGATATGACATTCTTTGATGAACTTCGGACAAAGTTTGGTGCTGAAGGTGGAGATTTTGCTGTTGCATACGTAATGGCACATGAATTTGGTCATCACATTCAAACACTACTTGGAACTTCTGGAAAAGTACGTCAATTACAAGAAAATAAAAGCGAAACTGAGGGTAATAAACTTTCTGTAGCTCTTGAATTGCAAGCCGATTTTTATGCTGGTCTTTGGACGCATTACAATGAAAACCAAAATGCAATGCTGGAAGAAGGAGATATTGAAGAAGCTTTAAGTGCTGCAAATGCTGTGGGTGACGATGCCATTCAGAAAAAAATGCAAGGACAGGTAGTTCCTGATTCTTTTACTCACGGCACGTCACAACAAAGAATGGATTGGTTCAATAGAGGTTTTGAAACCGGTGATATCAAACAAGGAGATACTTTTTCGGAGTTGAATTAA